The following are from one region of the Paraglaciecola sp. L1A13 genome:
- the rpoA gene encoding DNA-directed RNA polymerase subunit alpha yields MSGSVTEFLKPRLVEIDNVSPTRAKVTLEPLERGFGHTLGNALRRILLSSMPGCAVTEVEIDGVLHEYSTKEGVQEDVIEILLNLKGLAVRLEGKTEATLTLVKSGAGPVLAGDIQHDGDVEIVNPSHVLCTLTGEAELSMRIKVEMGRGYVPASTRRSSEEDDRPIGRLLVDASFSPVSRISYNVESARVEQRTDLDKLVIDMETNGTIDPEEAIRRSATILAEQLDAFVELRDMSEPVEKEEKPEFDPILLRPVDDLELTVRSANCLKAEAIQYIGDLVQRTEVELLKTPNLGKKSLTEIKDVLASRGLSLGMRLENWPPESIAEKD; encoded by the coding sequence ATGTCGGGTTCTGTAACTGAATTCTTAAAACCAAGGTTAGTTGAAATTGATAACGTTTCGCCTACACGTGCAAAGGTAACTTTAGAGCCCTTAGAGCGTGGTTTTGGTCATACATTGGGTAACGCGCTACGTCGTATTCTTTTGTCATCTATGCCAGGTTGTGCAGTGACTGAAGTTGAAATCGATGGTGTGTTGCACGAGTACAGCACCAAAGAAGGCGTTCAAGAAGACGTTATTGAAATATTGCTTAACCTTAAAGGTTTGGCGGTACGTCTTGAAGGCAAAACCGAAGCAACACTAACATTAGTGAAGTCCGGTGCGGGCCCAGTATTAGCTGGAGACATCCAGCATGATGGTGATGTTGAAATCGTAAACCCAAGTCATGTCCTTTGTACTTTAACTGGCGAAGCTGAACTCAGCATGCGTATTAAAGTAGAAATGGGTCGTGGGTACGTTCCAGCGTCAACTCGTCGCTCTTCTGAAGAAGATGATCGCCCAATTGGCCGTTTATTGGTTGATGCTTCATTTAGTCCAGTATCACGTATTTCGTACAATGTTGAATCTGCTCGTGTTGAACAACGCACAGATTTAGACAAGCTAGTTATCGATATGGAAACCAACGGTACTATCGATCCCGAAGAGGCAATTCGTCGTTCAGCTACTATTTTAGCTGAGCAACTTGACGCATTTGTTGAACTTCGTGATATGTCAGAACCTGTTGAGAAAGAAGAGAAACCGGAATTTGATCCGATTCTTCTTCGTCCAGTTGATGATTTAGAGCTTACTGTACGTTCTGCAAACTGTCTTAAGGCAGAAGCAATACAGTATATTGGTGATCTAGTACAACGCACCGAAGTTGAGTTGTTAAAAACTCCTAACTTAGGTAAAAAATCTCTTACTGAGATTAAAGACGTACTAGCTTCTCGTGGACTTTCACTAGGCATGCGCTTAGAGAACTGGCCACCAGAAAGCATCGCAGAAAAAGATTAA
- the rplQ gene encoding 50S ribosomal protein L17, producing MRHRKSGRQLNRNSSHRQAMFRNMAGSLVKSELIKTTLPKAKELRRVIEPLITLAKQDSVANRRLAFARTGDKEVVGKLFNELGPRYEERPGGYIRILKCGFRTGDNAPMAYVELVDRPEVEEVVEIEDATAE from the coding sequence ATGCGCCATCGTAAGAGTGGTCGTCAGTTGAATCGTAATAGTAGCCACCGTCAAGCGATGTTTCGCAACATGGCTGGCTCATTAGTGAAGAGTGAATTAATTAAAACAACTCTTCCTAAAGCGAAAGAACTACGTCGCGTAATTGAACCTCTTATTACACTTGCTAAGCAAGACAGTGTAGCAAATCGTCGTTTGGCTTTTGCACGTACTGGTGATAAAGAAGTTGTAGGTAAGTTATTTAATGAACTTGGCCCACGCTATGAAGAGCGTCCTGGTGGATACATCCGCATTCTAAAATGTGGTTTCCGTACCGGAGACAATGCTCCTATGGCATATGTTGAATTAGTAGACCGTCCAGAAGTGGAAGAAGTCGTTGAGATTGAAGACGCAACTGCGGAATAG